The Prochlorococcus sp. MIT 1341 genomic interval CCGTTTTGGTAAATTAAATAATAGTAAAAATATTGGTTTACTTGAAGGAGTAGTTTCTGGAATATCTCATTATGGAAATTGTGTAGGGGTTCCAACTGTTGGAGGAGAGGTTTGTTTTGATAATAGTTATTCTGGTAATCCTTTGGTAAATGCTATGGCACTAGGATTAATGGAAACAAAAGATATTGTCAAATCGGGAGCCTCAGGTGTTGGATATCCAGTTGTTTATGTAGGAAGTACTACTGGTAGAGATGGAATGGGTGGTGCAAGTTTCGCAAGCGCAGAATTGTCTAATTCATCATTAGATGATAGACCTGCTGTTCAAGTAGGGGATCCTTTTTTGGAAAAAGGTTTAATAGAAGCCTGTTTGGAATCTTTTAAAACAGGTGATGTTGTGGCTGCACAAGATATGGGTGCTGCAGGCTTAACGTGTAGTTGTTCTGAGATGGCAGCAAATGGAAAATTAGGTATAGAAATTAATCTTGATTTAGTACCTTCGAGAGAAGCTGGTATGACAGCCTATGAGTATCTATTATCTGAGTCACAGGAAAGGATGCTTTTTATTGTTTATCCAGGTAAAGAACATACTTTAATGGAAAGATTTATGCGTTGGGGTTTACAGGCTGCTGTGGTTGGTCGGGTTTTAGATTCTAATATTGTTAGAGTTATTCACGAAAATAAAATTGCTGCTGAACTTCCAGCAAGTGCACTCGCTAATGATACTCCAATTAACGAACATAAATTAATTTCTTCTCCCCCTGAAGATATCCTTAATCATTGGAAATGGACTGAGGATTCTATAATTAAACCTACGCTAGATGGTGTTATTTTAAATACTAAATTGAAAGATTGGAATAATGTTATTTTAACATTATTAGATGAACCTAATATTGCATCTAAAGAATGGATTTATGATCAATATGATCATCAAGTTCAATTAAATACCCTTGTAAAACCTGGGGATGCAGATGCCGCTGTCATTCGACTTAGACCACAAAATAAAACCTCTGATGATTTAAATAATAGAGGTATTGCTGCAGTTGTTGATTGTCTTAATCGTTGGGTTTATTTGGACCCTGAAAGAGGTGCTGTTGCTTCGGTCGCGGAAGCCTGTAGAAATGTCTCTTGCGTTGGTGCAAAACCTCTAGCAGTAACCGATAATCTTAACTTCCCTTCCCCTGATACCTCTATTGGCTATTGGCAATTAGCAACTGCTTGTCATGGATTATCAATTGCATGTAAGGCTTTTCAAACTCCTGTTACTGGTGGCAATGTATCACTTTATAATGATACTCGACTTAGCGACGGATCTTTACAGCCGATCCAACCAACACCAGTTGTTGGCTTAGTAGGTCTTGTTGAAGATATTTCACAAGTTATTGGTCAATCTTGGGTTGCTCCTGGTGATAACATTTGGTTATTGGGAGTTCCTATTGAAACTTCAGAAATATCTGATGAAAGAATAAGCCTATCTGGTAGTTCATATTTAGAATATATACATAAATTGGTTACAGGACGACCTCCAAAGGTTGATCTTCAACTAGAAATTCTTGTGCAAGAATTTCTAGTAAATTGTATACGTAAAAATTTAATTTCATCAGCTCATGACGTTAGTGATGGTGGGATTGCTATTACTCTTGCTGAATGTTCTATTAGTTCTCAACTAGGTATCGAAATTGATATTCCAAAGAGTTATAACAGGCTTGATCGTATTCTATTTGGTGAGGGTGGTGCCCGAATAATTATTAGTATTTCTGAGAATAATACTTCTAACTGGTTGCAAGCAATAAAAGATTGGACTTCTAGTTACCCAAATGCAATCCATCCTCAACTTTTGGGTAGTGTTTCTACAACAGATCAATTTACCATTAAATATGATTCTAATGTTTTAATAGATCTTTCTATTTCTCAAATGAAGCATACTTCTTCTAGTTCCATTTCCAGACGTATTAATGCAGAGTAACAATTAAATTGTCATTTATTACTATCCGTATCTTTAAAGAGCTAATATTTGCTAATCATATGAACTAATTGCTTTTAGACATGTGTGGCATCGTTGGTGTTTTTTCAATCGAGTCAGTAAACCAGCAAATCTATGATTCTTTATTGTTGCTACAGCATAGAGGACAAGATTCTACAGGTATAGCCACAATGGACGGTAATACCTTTCATTTACATAAATCAAAGGGTTACGTTAAGGAAGCATATAGAACTAGGCATATGCGCTCTTTGATAGGGAATATTGGTTTAGGACATGTTCGCTACGCGACCAAAGGATCTGCTGATCGGGAAAATGAAGCACAGCCTTTTTATGTAAATGCTCCCTATGGGATAGTTTTAGTTCACAATGGAAACCTTATCAATACAAGGGAATTAGAGATTGATTTATATCAAATTGATCGACGCCACACTAATTCTACAAGTGATACTGAAATGTTATTGAATGTTCTTGCGACTGAATTACATGAGAATGTTTCTGGTCGTGAATTAACACCAGATCAAGTTTTTAAATCCGTTACCTCTTTACATAAAAGAGTTAAAGGTTCTTATGCATCGATTGCCTTGATTGCTGGCTATGGCATTTTAGCTTTTAGGGATCCTTTTGGAATTCGTCCCTTAGTTTTAGGAAAGAGATATTCGAAGGTTCATACAAAGGAAGAGTGGATGATTGCAAGCGAGTCCTTAGTTCTTGAAAATGGAGACTATCAAATTGTTCGCGACCTTATGCCAGGTGAAGCAATATTTATAACCTCTAATGGTGAATTGTTTTCAAAACAATGTGTTACAAATCCAGTTTTATCGCCCTGTTCATTTGAATATGTTTATCTTGCACGTCCAGATTCTGTTATGAATGGGATTTCCGTTTATGAAGCCCGATTAAGGATGGGTGATTATTTAGCTAAAACAATTTCTAAGCAAATCTCAAAAGGGGATATTGATGTTGTTATGCCAATCCCTGATTCTTCTCGTCCAGCAGCAATGCAGGTGGCAAGGTCGCTTGGAATTGAATATAGAGAAGGGTTTTTTAAGAATAGATATATTGGAAGAACTTTTATTATGCCAGGTCAATCACAGAGAAAACAATCCGTACGACAAAAACTAAATGCAATGGGAACAGAGTTTAAAGGAAAGAAT includes:
- the purF gene encoding amidophosphoribosyltransferase; the protein is MCGIVGVFSIESVNQQIYDSLLLLQHRGQDSTGIATMDGNTFHLHKSKGYVKEAYRTRHMRSLIGNIGLGHVRYATKGSADRENEAQPFYVNAPYGIVLVHNGNLINTRELEIDLYQIDRRHTNSTSDTEMLLNVLATELHENVSGRELTPDQVFKSVTSLHKRVKGSYASIALIAGYGILAFRDPFGIRPLVLGKRYSKVHTKEEWMIASESLVLENGDYQIVRDLMPGEAIFITSNGELFSKQCVTNPVLSPCSFEYVYLARPDSVMNGISVYEARLRMGDYLAKTISKQISKGDIDVVMPIPDSSRPAAMQVARSLGIEYREGFFKNRYIGRTFIMPGQSQRKQSVRQKLNAMGTEFKGKNVLIVDDSVVRGTTSKEIVQMAKQSGANKVTFTSAAPPVRYPHVYGINMPSRKELIAYNRTEKEVQYEILADQVVYQTVEDLEHSIIQDSIVKHLDLSCFNGKYVTDGVTDEYLTWVEETYVS
- the purL gene encoding phosphoribosylformylglycinamidine synthase subunit PurL, whose product is MTTSPFTEDSSSLDYDLDLALQKEGLSHSDFDEIKKRLKRLPNRTELGMFGVMWSEHCCYRNSKPLLSQFPTSGPNILVGPGENAGVVDLGYGQRLAFKIESHNHPSAIEPFQGAATGVGGILRDIFTMGARPIAILNSLRFGKLNNSKNIGLLEGVVSGISHYGNCVGVPTVGGEVCFDNSYSGNPLVNAMALGLMETKDIVKSGASGVGYPVVYVGSTTGRDGMGGASFASAELSNSSLDDRPAVQVGDPFLEKGLIEACLESFKTGDVVAAQDMGAAGLTCSCSEMAANGKLGIEINLDLVPSREAGMTAYEYLLSESQERMLFIVYPGKEHTLMERFMRWGLQAAVVGRVLDSNIVRVIHENKIAAELPASALANDTPINEHKLISSPPEDILNHWKWTEDSIIKPTLDGVILNTKLKDWNNVILTLLDEPNIASKEWIYDQYDHQVQLNTLVKPGDADAAVIRLRPQNKTSDDLNNRGIAAVVDCLNRWVYLDPERGAVASVAEACRNVSCVGAKPLAVTDNLNFPSPDTSIGYWQLATACHGLSIACKAFQTPVTGGNVSLYNDTRLSDGSLQPIQPTPVVGLVGLVEDISQVIGQSWVAPGDNIWLLGVPIETSEISDERISLSGSSYLEYIHKLVTGRPPKVDLQLEILVQEFLVNCIRKNLISSAHDVSDGGIAITLAECSISSQLGIEIDIPKSYNRLDRILFGEGGARIIISISENNTSNWLQAIKDWTSSYPNAIHPQLLGSVSTTDQFTIKYDSNVLIDLSISQMKHTSSSSISRRINAE